The Prinia subflava isolate CZ2003 ecotype Zambia chromosome 2, Cam_Psub_1.2, whole genome shotgun sequence genomic sequence CTTGCACTCCTAGAAATTACACACCAGATGTGTTCATGGGTGGTCCTCAGATGACAGTGTCACCCAAATCATTTGGGGGCAATTGTTTGAAGTGTGCACCAACCAGCACAAAGAGCTGCAGGTACTGTGCTGCTGGTAGGTATTTGTTCACAACGTAGGCCCTGCATGCTGCTGGGCACTTAAAGCCCAGCCATAAAAAAACACTTCCTGTGACCAGTTTCTGTGACCAAAGGAAACTGGGGTATGCAGAAAGGCTACCATCCCTACTTCATATGGGAACTCTAAAAAGAAACAGCTAATTAAAGAGAATGCTGCTCTGCAAGATGTCATGGCATTCACTGTGCTGATTTCCCACTGCCAGTTGTACTTCCTGGTTTATAGCTTGGTGGATTGGCTCATCCACATCAGATGCTTTTCACAAGGCAGATTTTTAAGatgtttattaaaaaaggaTTGCTTTCTACTTCTTGAATTATGCAATCCTATACTTGCAAAATTTTCTGTACTCTAGGCTGTGGACCTACTGTGTCATGTATAAAATCATCACTGGGTTATTTCCCCACATGTACCCTGAAGCCTCTTTACCACTGTTTCCACCTCCTCACCACTGGGTGGTCAGCAATGTATGGTTAAACAGACACAGAACTTTATTAAACATGGgtgaacactgaaaaaaaaaaaaaaaagaaagtactaGGACTGGAAGGAGGTAAAGCAAAGGGCAGCACCATATCGAACGTGCCACTTGCCTTGCACCTTTCATTTCCAGAGCCATGCAAGCAGCTGGGGTGATAGCGTTATCTGCTGACTGCACTGCTGATCAGGGCAGCCTCTCCCCACCCAGCTTGCCCTGTGCACTGATGCAAAGGAAAGACAGGAATCCTTTCCACCCTAGAGCCCAAGAAACCACCAGCAGCCTCCATCTCCTTTTCTACCTGCAGGTTCTGCTATCTTGCAAAGCAGAGTGGAGGCTCAGGGACCAAGGCCTTCATCAATATTGGCAAATTAAACCAAAACTGGGAATGAACCACGATCATCTGTGCTTGTAAGGTGTTCAAGCATTTCACAGCCCACTCCAGTTACTGTtctcccagccattcccaggcACAGTCCAGAGCCAAGGACTTAATCTGAGCTGGCCCTCAGCAGGGAGCCATCCTCTCCCAGAGTATCTTCCTAGCATAGATACAAGCTTTTGTGTGCCGGCTgctctctgtgcctgggaaTGTCCCCAGGTACAATTGATTGACTAACATACAGGCAGTTGATAACAATTCACGTTCAAATGCCTGCTATCACTATTGACCAAGATATGGGCTTCTTTCATCAGACAGCCAGTGTCACTTCAACAGAGACAAGTTCAACCACAAATCCCCAGTGGCTCTCTAGAGAGCTGATGGTAAGCATTGCAATTATGCTTTTCCAGCTACCATTTATAGCAAAGTAACTCTCTGCCTGTAAGATACAACTAAGACTCAACGATAAATTCCATATTTGAATCAGAGGGCAAAGCTTGTGTCCTTGAAGAGATAGGGGCTTACTCATCCCTGATGAATACCTCATTCATTTCCATTGGCATTTCACTGCATATTTCCTACTCTGTTTTACTGAACCTCCACTTTATCCTAACTGGAAGATTCACTAACTGCCCCCAAGCATATTCTAAATTTGCCAGAGAATTTAACTGACCCTTCATCCCCCATTTGTGATCACTCTTATTTCCTCACTCCTCACTACAGCTTTGGGTCAGAACAAGATTTCCACCAGATCAGAAAGCACTTTCCCTCAGCAGATAGACATGCACCCATTTGTAGGGAATCCATAGCAGCCACCTAAAATGTCCATGCAGAATGGTGTGGGTTTAAAccacacatttggaaaaaaacacaaactgcAATTGCAACTATATATTATAACTGGAATGCATAAATGTTTTGCATAAACTATTATTGAATGCATAAGAAGTTATACCGATTGTGGACTTTTTCTTggaagctgtttttaaaaacatagtCTACCACATCCAGCCCAAACTCATCCTATTTCTGTGTCTCCTTGGAGAGTACAAAAGTgccaaaacagcagcagccctcTAAGGTGGAGAAACACCTTCTGCTCCAAAAGGACTGAGATACAAGATAAAGGCCTCTTTGTAGAGAAGTCCTGGAATTTCAGGTGCCTCATGTCACTGTGTGTAGAGGGGGAACTGTTCCTTTGCAAGGTCCTACACCTGGGTCACGGCAATCCCAGACACACCCACAGGCCAGGCAGGGAAGTGGTTGGGAGCAGCCATGTAGAGAAAGACTTGGAGGTGATTGTGGATGAAAAATTCAGCAAGAACTGGCAATATGtgcttgcagcccagaaagcaaaAGGtaccctgggctgcatccaaagcagcgtggccagcaggtcaaagGAAGGGATTCTCCCCCTCTGgtctgctctggtgagaccccacctgcagtgctgcatccagatCTGGTGACCCCAACATGAAAGACGTGGAGCTGTTGGAACAACTCTGAGGAGGCCACAAAGTTGACAGGAGGACTGGACCATCTCacctgtgaagacaggctgacaATGTTGGGGATGTTCATCATGGAGAGGAGAAAGTTGTGGAGAGACCTcatagcagccttccagtatcTGACGTGGGGCTACAGGGAAGCCAGAGGGAGACTCTTcctcaggaactgcagtgataggacaaggaatAATGGGTACAAattgaaagaggggaaatttagattagatattaggaagaaattatttactgtgagggtgactAGACACTCAAACAGATTGCCCAGGGAGTATGTGTGTGCCCCAACCCTGGAGGTCGAAATTGAGTTAGGCaggccttgagcaacctggtttagcGGGAGATatccctgcacacagcaggaggGGTAGGACTAAATGcttaaggtccattccaaccccttaACATTCTATGAATCTGTGtataattttgattttgttaGAAATTGCTTTAAAAGTTTTTCAGTTCTGCCTTCCAAATCACTTGTCGTCCATCATCTACAAGCTGAGTAACACCAACCACACACAAAAGCACAGGCAATATATTGGCCAAACGTGAACTGATTTTCTTATGGAGCATTTATGTAGCATCTGCCACTCAGACAGGaccaaagaataaaaaatcccaaaagccAAGCACAATGACCACTGCCTCCTTACTGATTATTGTTCACTAAGTAAGTAGGGACATGAACAACTGGAGAATTGGACACAACAGGGTAGGGGCCAGTTGGCAGATACCTGATCCTGATGCTAAGAAGAGAGAAACGTCTGAGGGCACCTCCAGGATTGTTGCTCTGAAAAGAGCATCTAACTTGTAGAGTTAGACATCCAATTTCTAGCATATGCATTCAGGTCATGAAACCCAGAGTGAGAATCACAATATACTCATTTAACTTTCTCCAAGTGGCAAAATGCAAGGCTGCTTACAGAAGAAAAGTTTTTGAGTATTGATgacattttcttctaaatacATACACAATTTGCAACATCAACTGTCTCACAGGATGAGAACAAATTTAACTCATACAAATGTCTTAAAATTATCCAGAGACACAAGCTTCCTATTGCTAGCACACATCAAGCTcagaacaaaattttatttaaaaatacactttatttaCAAGACATTCAAACCTCATTTTGATAAAAATATAGCTGTACCTAAAACTTTAGGTCATTTCTCACTAATGGTTAATAAAACCACAGTGAGATTCAGCAATCATGGAAATTACATTTTGACACATTAAATCACATGAGGAACAGAAAAACGGGAGGAAACTTTTAAGCAACACAGCTCCATAAATGTAACAATCTTCTACAGTGACATCCTCACATCAAGGTATCACTgttaaaataaagtatttaacGTAGAAAGTGCTTCCACTGTACAGCAGAGTAAGTAGTAGAACTTATAGGAATGCTTATAGCTTTTGAATTATCTTTTACCAAGATTTCCCCCAAGATGTTAAGGAATGACTCATAAACCCTCCTGATTTCATTATACCTTATCAGGTTTAGAAATGCAGCTTTCTTAAGAAGTTGATTCAGGTAGAGTGTTTATAAAGAATTTAATTATGCATAAAGACATGTGTTCATACTTAGATAGCACTTCTACACAGACCACAGGACACAAAATAGTCCTCAGAGTAGCTCACATCAAGCCATCCATAGAACTTGGGTAGTGAACTTCTCTTTGGGAAAAATTCAGGTGCTGGAATATTCCCTTCAAAGTTCAGAATAAAAGGGAGTATTCAGGACAGTAAGCATTATAATCAGGAATGGGAGAGggaaagaataggaaaaaagtaaagaagGTCAAAAACTGGTTTGCAATGGTAAGGTACATCACATAGCAAAACCAGAAAGTGGATCTATTTTAATAGAATGGAGTGCAAAACTGAAACCAgtgcaataaaaaataaaggtatttCTAAACTGCATTATTGGTAGATCACCATGACTAGGCTATTAAAACCATTCTGCTTTATTGAAGAGACAATGATATAAAACACACTTGCACTATGAGTCAAGGTAAGTATTGtaaaaaagacaaggaaaaggaAGTCAGCTGAAAACTGGCAAAACAAAGGCAATACTCCTGAAAATAGCAGCAGTTTTCTTAATAACTAAGAGTAAAGGCAACACCTGCATTTAGAGggcttcagaagaaaaaaaaaattaaaaatcaaattgaCACTTTTGGCACGTACAAAAAGGTGACAAAGAATTGATTCCCTTTAAGAAAAGGCACACAACTGATGAAGGCCCTTaaattgcttttgctttcagTGTCATGTTAACTTATTCCAGGTTTCACTTTTACTGCAGAATGATCTGGCAAGCCTAGCAAAGGCTTCATCATCCTACTAGGTCACAGGTATGACTGGCCATGGATCACATCCACCAGCTGAAAGTCACACATAATTTAAACAGATTTCCTTTGCCACCAGCAGCAATAGATAGAAGGGACAACTGTTGCAAGAGAACCCAAAAACCAAGATAGACAATCATAAGGCAGTGCTTGAAGAGGACAGAGCAGCACAATCAACCTGCATTTGTCAGGGAGGAAAACTAATTCAGCTAAAGAGGCCAGAACAGAGCTTTTATGACAGTGCAATAGACTACAAAACTGAATTTAGAACAAATGCCCATAGAAAAGGGCTAACATAGAAATATACTGTATCTCAAAGTGAGGAAAGCCTGCTTCAACAGAATTAGAAGAAATATGCCAAGAACTGAAGGGAAATACTCCAATACAAAATACACAAGGATTGGAATGAAGTCTGCCACAGAATTAGAGAGCGGAAGCACAgtacaggagaaaaatattttgctgcccAAATGAGGGCAAAGATGCTGGTCAGAAACCTTAGTTGAATACCCTGAAAGTcccaacacacaaaaaaagcaaggTTTATCTCAAAAATAACATAGCTCTGCTCTTGCTTGCTTAAGtaataaagcaaaattaaaatgtctcATTATTATGTCAAAATCTATGAAGATTTCTATAATTCCTGGTATTTTCCCATTTATTCACAGGCAGCAGTTACAGTACATTCAACCAGACAAGAGAAGATAAAGTTTAAGAATGTTATTTCATTGTGTTTTCACGTTACAACacttttaagttttaaaaatacatagcCATGGTTTTAACActggaagaataaaaattgtGCATTTTAACAAATGCCCTAACATCACACATACTAGTTTTCTTTAATCCCAGAGTAAATAATGCCATTCCTGCTTTCAACCATTTAAtgaaatatgtatatatatatatatatatacacatatatacatctCAAATTACCTGATTTAAGATACAAATAATTATGCATAATTCTGAAATGGTGCTTGTTTTAGAGGATATCTGGGACGAAGGCTCTCCCATAGACTTGGTTGTTATTTTGGGAGATTTCTATTCCAGTTCTCAAAAACACGATAAATATATTCACTATTTACATCTAAGCATCATCATAGATGAAaataaagaggggaaaaaaaaagaacagaagaaaggGCTGTCTTACTTCATGGCACAGGCTTTTAAAAGACGGAGTGATTCTTACTTACAATGCTTCCTGATTTACATTAACTCGTGCAATAACTGCCAAGCaagatcctgctgctgccaatGGAATCAAAGAGCCTGGAGGATCAAGCTCTTAATTATATTAACAAATAGGTTAATTTATATGATACAAACTTACAATGAAATGGTATAAAATACCTTAATTCAtcaaaaaatctgtttaaaagtTGTAACTATAATTCTAGAAATATTCTATGTAGACTAAAATCAGTGCTTCAGGAAATAGTACATTCCAAGCAGTAAAATATCCTGCTGTGTGTTTTAATATTCATTGAATTATTGCAATCATCTTTATTAATAAGGAGTAGGCTGCTTTTAAGCCATCTGTACAAGGAGGTCCTGGTATTTTCTCAGCCCAGGCTGGAAATCAATTTACCCTTTCTGCTGGTGTCACTGAGGTAAAGACACCTCTATTTTACAAAGGTGTCTGTGAATAAATGGATAAAATAGCCTGTCCAGGCCACACAGACCATTGAAAGGCTGCTTTTGCCAACAAAATATATTTGGGATCTTCTGGACCTGATCTGCATAACCAGGGAGACTGAGCACTAGACTCAGTGTGGATTGAGTAGTGggtttccccttccctctgtgGAACATACCTGACTGAAATCAAGCTCTGGTGACAGGGCACATCACCTTGTTTTCCTTAGAGCACCCTTGCATACCTTCAGAAAGAGCAAGCAGCAAAAAGACAGTGAACTACTTCACTAAATACACTTTGAGATACACCTTTGGGCAGAGGGTGGGATTCAAGGCATCATGACCTTCAAAACCAGCCAACAAGAAATGATTGAGACTAAACCAGGAAAATAttcctgctttcatttttttaaagctccCTCTAAGTGATAATACTGCATACAAGACTTTAAAGGTGCTTCCTTAATTAATACACTACTAAATTATGCCTTAATAATAGAATAGCAGAATTTCAACTGTTCATAATAAATTGTAGCTTATTTATTCAGCATGAACAATGACAGACTCAGTGTAAAAGATAATGCAATCATCCTGCACAATGATGAAATAAGACCATGGCTCTTGGAACTTGTGTTGTCAGGGAAAGGAtaataagaattttaaaagactgAGTTGTACAATCATAACagtgaaaaatacaaaagttaATTGGATGACTGCCTGCATTTCCATTTGATAGAATCAGTACAGACAACGTTAGTAGGTACTTGATTGCTTTCATGACAAGCAGTCTATTCCTTAGCACACTCATCTGTGATTAGGCTGGGACTCCAGTATTACTTGTAGAGAAGCAAGACCAGCTTCTCCTCTGTCCCTAAATACAGGAGTCAATCAAGAAAATAACACAAGTCAAAATTCCTGAGTGCTTCCCCTCAGACACTCTTAATTTCATTCACAAACTCCACTGGCCAGAATTGTTACTGTTAAAAATGAACTGTCCATGCAAAAATGGGGCTTGAGGATCAGTAAAGCATCTCTACTGAAGCCCTTTATAAATATACAGTACTCCAGCCCAGGACAATCATTAACTGGCCACAGGGCTTTCAAGAAACAGCTCACTCCAGCAGGAAAGGCCAGAGGTTCTTTCCCAGGGCTACTGGCCATGAACTGCAAACATCAGTGCAGACAGAGCGATACACCCCATCCACTCTAATAGTAGGAATTCAGCCTTCGTTTGGTAAGGAACTGGGTAAGGCTGCATcacaaaaacacaaatgcaACAGCCTCGGTGCAAATCTTAATCCTTAGTTCAGGTACAAGGGGGTTTTAGGCGTATTTTGGTTTACAGCTAAAGCACAGAAATCGTTTTGCCACGCCAACTTCAGCTACAACCACCAGTGCCCCCCTTCCCAGCCAGGATATGTTTGCTCCATGAgaacaggacacagagcagagccaatTGCCTAGAATCGTGTACCACCCGACTGTGATTTGTCATCGGACACGTCACGATTGTTCACGCTTTTCACCCTGTCCTCTGCCACTGGGTCCTCCATAGGGATTTCAATGTCACTTTTCCTGGAACCATTGTCTTtgtgctgtgcagagagggAGCTCTCACTTTTGTCCATGTAGCCATTGGTTTCAGCCCGGGGGGGctccctctggctgcagcacaggtgAGAGTCACAGGCTGTGGAGATGCAGGGTGAGCTGCACAGCAGATGTGAGGTCTTGTGGTCAGTGTACTCGGGCTGGATGGTCACAGAATGGACTCCTGCCTCGTGGAAAACCTCCCGTATTTTGTGAGCAGCATCTTGGTAATCGGAAGGGGTTTGGCACTTGATGTGAAGAGTGGCGATGTTCTTCCCGCTTGCGAGCTCCCAGACGTGCACCTCGTGGAGGCTGCTAACCCCTGGCACACGAGCCAGTCTGTCAGCTGCAAGACAAAAGGGAAAGGTGTCAGGGGCTTTGGTGAACTGCCTAATTATCTGCTGTCTCACTAGGTGCCCTATCCAAAAGCAGAAGTGTCAAAACTATCATTTCAGAAGAGATATACTTGATACAATGTgtctgctcccagctgccttCAGTTCAGCCTCCTGGTGATGAACATGGCACCTTTCCCTTAGGATTCACCAGTCCCTCAGGGTCCCTAATGAAAATTTACCAGCTGTTCACAGAGGAAATAGTACAGCATCACTTCCTCCATCGAGATCCCACATCTTCTGGTTTCTTTAATCCCTGAGCACGACAGAATTCCAGAAATACCCAGTGTTACCCCACAATTAACCAGTATGAACAGCACCTAAGAGCTACAAAGTTAATCAGCCTTCATGGAAATTCTAAGATGTTTTAGAAGCTTTTCAGAAGCAGTCCTTTCAGAAGGGTTGTAAAAGATTGTAACTCAAAGTTGTTTCTTTCACAAATAACCCGCACAAAGCATTAACAGCTCAAGACCTGGTACGTTTGATGTATTGTTGGAGTACCACATTCTCAAAATGCATGCTTTAACTAATCCAGAGAGATTTGAGTCATGTTGCTAGGACACAGGCATGTGACTATTTCTTACAGTTCTTGAGACTTTAGAGCTATTATGAGTAAATAATCCAAACATGTCATTCCACAAATAACATATACATGGAAATACACCATTAAGATTAACAGCATTTCAACAACAAATTTGACTTACTCAATAGTTGCAGATCAACACCTTTGGGGACCATCTGCAACAAAATAGTTGCGGTCTCCTTTATAAGTGGGAATGCAGAAGACAAGATGATGAACACCATAACTATAGTCAGGCTTGGATCAATGTAGCACTGCCAATTGCACGGAGCATTCCCCAGAGGACGTAGGTAGAAGATCGTAGCAGTAACTACCACGACTACAGACCCAAGTGCATCTCCCATAACATGCAAAAGAACACCTGAAACAAATGGCACAATTTCCATTAgtggggagggtttggggttttttgctttgtttcgTTTTTTTTTCTAGAGGGAGGTGTAATGCTGCGTTTCTCAAGTATGTTCCACTTGACATGAAGAATGCCAGCCATTAATATCATAACTAAAGTTTTCAGTGATAGCTTCTGGAAAAAACAGCAAGGGAAATACTGACTCTGAAGCACTGCTGATTGAGTGGGAAGCATTATTAAGCACGTAGGATATGCTAGCGACTGCTATCCAACTGCAATGCCATGGTAACACAAAACCTGCTTGCTTTAATGCATGAAGATTATTAACAGATCCTGGCACattaaatctaaattaaaaattgaaaactaAATCTATCCATCCTACCCTGGAAGTTGAGAGCTGCAGACCACCCCCAATAACAGTTATCTTCCCCCACCAGTTTCTGTGACAGtaatgaaatctgaaaaattgCCTAAGTGAAATCTAAGCTGGCTCCAAATACCCTCAAACTCCAATTTTTAGATCAAACTTGATTACCAGTCATATTAAACCTTGTTCCATCAATACTACTAGGCTCCAGACCTACCAAAAATCAGAATCTGGTCCTAGAGTCAGTCACATGGTTTAGTGCCTGGACTACTCTGAGAGGAATGCTGGGTACCTCTTTTTACACCTTATAAAGATGGTTTTGTACAAAAGGTAAAGACACAACACAGGCTCGTGCAGTAACGTATTTAGTTGCTCTTTAAACTACAATGACCAAAGCAGTCGTCCTGCTATAGAGTTACAATAATCCAAGC encodes the following:
- the LOC134547295 gene encoding calcium/manganese antiporter SLC30A10-like, whose protein sequence is MGRYSGKTCRLIFMLVLTVVFFVAELVSGYLGNSIALVSDSFNMLSDLISLCVGLSTGRIARRSRRGPRATYGYSRAEAVGALSNAVFLTALCFTILVDSILRLARPQTIDDAQLVLIVGTLGLAVNVVGLLVFQDWGSCCRGRCPCRRPPAAAALRDVPGAAPDGEEDEAGDSPNDQKSPEKGSEKKKEKKSEALNIRGVLLHVMGDALGSVVVVVTATIFYLRPLGNAPCNWQCYIDPSLTIVMVFIILSSAFPLIKETATILLQMVPKGVDLQLLTDRLARVPGVSSLHEVHVWELASGKNIATLHIKCQTPSDYQDAAHKIREVFHEAGVHSVTIQPEYTDHKTSHLLCSSPCISTACDSHLCCSQREPPRAETNGYMDKSESSLSAQHKDNGSRKSDIEIPMEDPVAEDRVKSVNNRDVSDDKSQSGGTRF